A stretch of the Poseidonibacter parvus genome encodes the following:
- a CDS encoding gamma carbonic anhydrase family protein: protein MILKFKEFYPQIESSAWIAPSADVIGQVSIGENSSVWFQCVLRADVNKVIIGKNSNIQDLSMIHTDVNTQTIIGDNVTIGHKVMLHGCKIEDNCLIGMSATILDNAVIGKGSIVGANSLVTAGKVFPPNSLIMGSPAKVVKQLTSEDEQGLINHAAHYVDFKNDYS from the coding sequence ATGATTTTAAAATTTAAAGAATTTTATCCCCAAATTGAATCAAGTGCTTGGATTGCTCCAAGTGCTGATGTAATTGGTCAAGTAAGTATTGGTGAAAACTCATCCGTATGGTTTCAATGTGTATTAAGAGCAGATGTTAATAAAGTGATTATTGGTAAGAATTCTAATATTCAAGATTTATCTATGATTCATACAGATGTAAATACTCAGACAATTATTGGTGATAATGTTACTATTGGACATAAAGTAATGCTTCATGGTTGTAAAATTGAAGATAATTGTTTAATTGGAATGAGTGCAACTATTTTAGATAATGCAGTTATAGGAAAAGGTTCAATTGTTGGAGCAAATTCACTTGTAACTGCGGGAAAAGTATTTCCACCAAATTCTTTAATTATGGGAAGTCCTGCTAAAGTTGTAAAACAATTAACAAGTGAAGATGAGCAAGGTTTGATTAATCATGCTGCTCATTATGTAGATTTTAAAAACGATTATAGTTAA
- the dnaJ gene encoding molecular chaperone DnaJ, protein MTEIDYYELLEVSRDAEKSTIKKAYRKMAMQYHPDKNPGDNEAEERFKAVNEAYQVLSDAEKRSIYDRHGKAGLEGHGQQRGGFSGGFDDLGSVFEEMFGSAFGGGGSSRRQRKSYNYNLDVAVEVRLEFNEAIFGCNKDIKYKYKTACKPCKGTGAKDGKLSTCSTCGGQGQVHARQGFMTFAQTCPTCQGSGQAASSSCKSCSGTGYDEIKDNFKVDIPEGVNDGMRIRVSNKGNIAPDGSRGDLYLEVSVEEDSHFVRHDDDIYYEAPIFFTQVALGGKIKIPGLRGELELDIPAGAKDKQQFTFKDEGVKSVQGYGKGNLVVQIKIEYPKKLNDEQKELLEKLQESFGLESKPHESSFEGMFAKAKKWFS, encoded by the coding sequence TTGACTGAAATAGATTATTATGAATTATTAGAAGTAAGCAGGGATGCTGAAAAAAGTACAATTAAGAAAGCTTATAGAAAAATGGCAATGCAATATCATCCTGATAAAAACCCAGGAGATAATGAAGCTGAAGAAAGATTTAAAGCAGTTAATGAAGCATACCAAGTATTAAGTGATGCAGAAAAAAGATCAATTTATGATAGACACGGAAAAGCAGGACTTGAAGGTCATGGACAACAAAGAGGTGGATTCTCAGGTGGTTTTGATGACTTAGGCTCGGTTTTTGAAGAAATGTTTGGTTCTGCCTTTGGTGGTGGAGGAAGTTCACGAAGACAAAGAAAATCATACAATTATAATTTAGATGTTGCAGTTGAAGTTAGATTAGAGTTTAATGAAGCAATTTTTGGATGTAACAAAGATATAAAATATAAATATAAAACTGCTTGTAAACCTTGTAAAGGTACAGGGGCTAAAGATGGAAAGCTGTCAACATGTTCAACATGTGGAGGACAAGGTCAAGTTCATGCTAGACAAGGTTTTATGACTTTTGCGCAAACATGTCCAACATGTCAAGGTTCAGGACAAGCTGCAAGTTCATCTTGTAAATCTTGTAGTGGAACTGGTTATGATGAAATAAAAGATAACTTTAAAGTTGATATTCCAGAAGGTGTTAATGATGGAATGAGAATTAGAGTATCAAATAAAGGTAATATAGCTCCAGATGGATCAAGAGGTGACTTATACTTAGAAGTTTCTGTTGAAGAAGATTCACATTTTGTTAGACATGATGATGATATTTATTATGAAGCTCCAATTTTCTTCACTCAAGTAGCACTTGGTGGAAAAATTAAAATCCCTGGATTAAGAGGTGAGTTAGAACTTGATATTCCTGCAGGAGCTAAAGATAAACAACAATTTACATTTAAAGATGAAGGTGTAAAATCTGTTCAAGGATATGGAAAAGGAAATTTAGTAGTACAAATTAAAATTGAATATCCTAAAAAATTAAATGATGAACAAAAAGAATTATTAGAAAAACTACAAGAAAGTTTTGGTCTTGAAAGTAAACCTCATGAATCAAGTTTTGAAGGCATGTTTGCAAAAGCAAAAAAATGGTTTTCATAA
- a CDS encoding argininosuccinate synthase, which produces MSKKEVKKVVLAYSGGLDTSVILKWLQDEYNAEVITFTADLGQGEEVEPAREKALAMGIKPENIFILDIREEFVKDYVFPMFRANAIYEGEYLLGTSIARPLISKKQIEIAHKMGADAVSHGATGKGNDQVRFELGYLGLDSEITVIAPWREWDLNSREKLLSYASEHGITIDKKHLDENGNPAVSPYSMDANLLHISYEGLSLEDPNAEPEEAMWLWSVSPENAPDKAEYITIGYKNGDPISINDEEMSPATILKTLNEYGNKHGIGRIDIVENRYVGMKARGCYETPGGTIMLKGHRAIESITLDREAAHLKDELMPKYAKLIYQGYWFSPEREMLQASIDATQKNVEGTVKLKLYKGNVTVVGRESSKSLFSEAHSTFEEDEVYNQKDAEGFIRLNALRFIIAGQTQNKK; this is translated from the coding sequence ATGAGTAAAAAAGAAGTTAAAAAAGTAGTATTAGCTTATAGTGGTGGGCTTGATACTTCAGTTATTTTAAAATGGCTACAAGATGAATATAATGCAGAAGTAATTACATTTACTGCAGATTTAGGTCAAGGTGAAGAAGTTGAACCAGCAAGAGAAAAAGCACTTGCAATGGGTATTAAACCTGAAAATATTTTTATTTTAGATATTAGAGAAGAATTCGTAAAAGATTATGTTTTCCCAATGTTTAGAGCAAATGCTATTTATGAAGGTGAATATTTATTAGGTACTTCAATAGCACGTCCTTTAATTTCTAAAAAACAAATTGAAATTGCACATAAAATGGGTGCTGATGCAGTATCTCATGGAGCTACAGGAAAAGGAAATGATCAAGTAAGATTCGAATTAGGTTACTTAGGTTTAGATTCTGAAATTACTGTAATTGCTCCTTGGAGAGAATGGGATTTAAATTCTAGAGAAAAATTACTTTCTTATGCAAGTGAACATGGAATTACAATTGATAAAAAGCACTTAGATGAAAATGGAAATCCAGCAGTTAGTCCATACTCAATGGATGCTAATCTTTTACATATTTCTTATGAAGGTTTAAGCTTAGAAGATCCAAATGCAGAACCAGAAGAAGCTATGTGGCTATGGTCAGTTTCTCCTGAAAATGCACCTGATAAAGCTGAATATATTACAATTGGATATAAAAACGGTGATCCAATTTCTATTAATGATGAAGAAATGTCACCAGCTACTATTTTAAAAACATTAAATGAATATGGGAATAAACACGGTATTGGAAGAATTGATATTGTTGAAAATAGATATGTTGGTATGAAAGCTCGTGGTTGTTATGAAACTCCAGGTGGAACTATCATGTTAAAAGGACATAGAGCAATTGAATCTATTACTCTTGATAGAGAAGCTGCACACTTAAAAGATGAATTAATGCCTAAATATGCAAAATTAATTTACCAAGGTTATTGGTTCTCACCTGAGAGAGAAATGCTTCAAGCTTCAATTGATGCAACTCAAAAAAATGTTGAAGGTACTGTAAAACTTAAACTTTATAAAGGTAATGTAACAGTTGTAGGAAGAGAATCTTCAAAATCATTATTCTCAGAAGCTCACTCAACTTTTGAAGAAGATGAAGTTTATAATCAAAAAGATGCAGAAGGGTTTATTAGACTTAATGCATTAAGGTTCATTATTGCAGGGCAAACACAAAACAAAAAATAG
- a CDS encoding dUTP diphosphatase, producing MLYKDFKTSIKSLGFLSIEDFMKYIGVTSSDVLEWEEKDEVPYTVSLIVHLLKGEGELPNNTALDSVVEECLPLASLLEEASSFPHKLEEMFLLQKELNDSTNGKNWELGVNKFGKEINWLRCIHMEVAELIDSAPWKHWKNISADPDMKNIHVELVDIWHFLMSYILQETNVPKGVSLVNTHCIYEAVEDVDVKLMIKESEKLSYISLAIETGNMPSFSGIERFIDQFFRTCKISGLSFTWLQKLYIGKNCLNKFRQDNGYKEGTYIKEWNGREDNVVMIEIIDTMENVSFDILTEELTKAYSKCK from the coding sequence TTGTTATATAAAGATTTTAAAACTAGTATTAAATCATTAGGATTTTTATCAATTGAAGATTTTATGAAATACATTGGAGTTACATCATCGGATGTTTTAGAATGGGAAGAAAAAGATGAAGTTCCTTATACTGTATCTTTAATTGTTCATTTATTAAAAGGTGAGGGTGAACTTCCAAATAACACCGCTTTAGATAGTGTTGTTGAAGAGTGTTTACCATTAGCTTCTTTACTTGAAGAAGCTTCATCTTTTCCTCATAAATTAGAAGAAATGTTTTTATTACAAAAAGAGTTAAATGACTCAACAAATGGTAAAAACTGGGAATTAGGTGTAAATAAGTTTGGAAAAGAGATTAATTGGCTTCGATGTATACATATGGAAGTTGCTGAGTTAATTGATTCTGCGCCTTGGAAACATTGGAAAAATATTTCAGCTGATCCTGATATGAAAAATATTCATGTTGAGTTAGTTGATATTTGGCACTTTTTAATGTCTTATATTTTACAAGAAACAAATGTTCCAAAAGGTGTATCTTTAGTTAATACTCACTGTATTTATGAAGCAGTTGAAGATGTTGATGTTAAATTAATGATTAAAGAATCTGAAAAGCTTTCTTATATTTCACTAGCTATTGAAACTGGTAATATGCCATCATTTTCAGGAATTGAAAGATTTATTGATCAATTCTTTAGAACATGTAAAATTTCTGGTCTTTCATTTACTTGGTTACAAAAACTTTATATTGGTAAAAACTGTTTAAATAAATTTAGACAAGATAATGGGTATAAAGAGGGTACTTATATTAAAGAATGGAATGGTAGAGAAGATAATGTTGTTATGATAGAAATTATTGATACTATGGAAAATGTAAGTTTTGACATCTTAACTGAAGAGTTAACAAAAGCATATAGCAAGTGTAAATAG
- the recR gene encoding recombination mediator RecR, with the protein MKKGLEKFYDLVEAFESLPTIGKKSALRLAYHVVMNDNYCGIKIAHSIENALKNITKCVKCGSMSEHEICEVCLDDSRDNTKMCIVQSAKDIFIIEDSKQFDGKYFVIEELDQYAIDSLTQFVENNEVQTVLFAITPSIANDAFILYIEDKLKSKDIKFSKIAQGVPTGVSLENVDILSLSKAIQSKVEV; encoded by the coding sequence ATGAAAAAAGGCTTAGAAAAATTTTATGATTTAGTTGAAGCATTTGAATCTTTACCTACAATTGGTAAGAAATCTGCTTTAAGACTTGCATATCATGTTGTTATGAATGATAATTATTGTGGTATTAAAATTGCGCATAGTATTGAGAATGCTCTAAAAAATATTACAAAATGTGTTAAATGTGGTTCTATGAGTGAACACGAAATATGTGAAGTATGCTTAGACGATTCACGTGATAATACAAAAATGTGTATTGTTCAAAGTGCAAAAGATATTTTTATTATTGAAGATTCAAAACAGTTTGATGGTAAATATTTTGTTATTGAAGAATTAGACCAATATGCAATTGATTCCTTAACTCAGTTTGTTGAAAATAACGAAGTGCAAACTGTTCTTTTTGCAATAACACCATCAATTGCAAATGATGCATTTATTTTATATATTGAAGATAAACTAAAAAGTAAAGATATAAAATTCAGCAAAATTGCCCAAGGTGTTCCAACAGGAGTAAGTTTAGAAAATGTTGATATCTTATCTTTATCAAAAGCAATACAAAGTAAAGTAGAGGTTTAA
- a CDS encoding PAS domain-containing sensor histidine kinase — protein MQLKKQIDDLKKNKLVIIRYWINNEEVKFILNTRKIDKELFIKRYAFGLLDYYIDLISEKITLNQTSSINDFLKYLSKQGVKPEELYILFISLKNSMLEHLNKSNVISLEISNELNQLSEKIFIKFLEIYSQTVKDIEKALNKSADIVDKQVILSRTDAKGKILKVSSAFCKINGYKSTELVGKTHALLKHPDTSKELIDNLWETISAGNIWTGELKNIKKNGDFYWVETSIHPNFDNMGQIISFDAISQDITSKKVIESQQNLLIEQSKHAAMGEMISMIAHQWRQPLQAVSILVQKIPLTKMMGTQITDELIDSVVSDVGVQLQYMSKTIDDFRDFFKPNRQKEVIDISVVLNKSVDFLGYLLKANSIKLNIENKMEIEVYVYLNEIVQALINIIKNSCDALNEKAIENKIINISTRKDSEFIYIIIEDNAGGIPNNVIGKIFEPYFSTKTNKNGTGLGLYMCKTIIEQHSNGFIFVENSDIGAKFTIKLPLN, from the coding sequence ATGCAATTAAAAAAGCAAATTGATGATTTAAAAAAAAATAAATTAGTTATTATTCGATATTGGATTAATAATGAAGAAGTTAAATTTATTTTAAATACTCGTAAAATTGATAAAGAACTTTTTATAAAAAGATATGCCTTTGGTTTATTGGATTATTATATTGATTTAATATCAGAAAAGATAACGCTTAATCAAACTTCATCAATAAATGATTTTTTAAAGTATTTAAGTAAACAAGGTGTTAAACCAGAAGAACTTTATATCTTATTTATATCTTTAAAGAATTCAATGCTTGAACATCTAAATAAATCAAATGTTATTTCTTTAGAAATTTCCAATGAATTAAATCAGCTTTCTGAAAAAATATTTATAAAATTTTTAGAAATTTATAGTCAAACAGTAAAAGATATTGAAAAAGCTTTAAATAAATCAGCAGATATTGTTGATAAACAAGTGATTTTATCTAGAACTGATGCAAAGGGAAAGATTTTAAAAGTATCATCAGCTTTTTGTAAAATAAATGGATATAAAAGTACAGAATTAGTTGGAAAAACTCATGCTTTATTAAAACATCCTGATACTTCAAAAGAATTAATTGATAATTTATGGGAAACAATAAGTGCAGGAAACATTTGGACAGGTGAACTTAAAAATATCAAAAAGAATGGTGATTTTTATTGGGTTGAAACTAGTATTCATCCAAACTTTGATAATATGGGACAAATAATAAGTTTTGATGCAATCAGTCAAGATATTACTTCTAAAAAAGTAATTGAAAGTCAACAAAATTTATTAATTGAACAATCAAAACATGCAGCAATGGGTGAAATGATTTCTATGATTGCACATCAATGGAGACAACCTTTACAAGCAGTTTCAATTTTAGTTCAAAAAATACCACTTACAAAAATGATGGGTACACAAATAACTGATGAACTAATTGATAGTGTAGTAAGTGATGTTGGTGTACAACTTCAGTATATGTCTAAGACTATTGATGATTTTAGAGATTTCTTTAAACCTAATCGTCAAAAAGAAGTTATTGATATTTCTGTTGTTTTAAATAAGTCTGTAGATTTTTTAGGATATTTATTAAAAGCTAACTCTATAAAATTAAATATTGAAAACAAGATGGAAATTGAAGTTTATGTATATTTAAATGAAATAGTTCAAGCTTTAATAAATATTATTAAAAATTCTTGTGATGCCTTAAATGAAAAGGCTATTGAAAATAAAATTATAAATATTAGTACTAGAAAAGATAGTGAATTTATTTATATTATTATTGAAGATAATGCAGGTGGGATACCAAATAATGTAATAGGAAAAATATTTGAGCCATATTTTTCAACAAAAACAAATAAAAATGGAACAGGTTTAGGATTATATATGTGTAAAACAATAATAGAACAGCATAGTAATGGATTTATTTTTGTTGAAAACTCAGATATAGGCGCGAAATTTACAATTAAATTACCATTAAATTAG
- a CDS encoding transporter substrate-binding domain-containing protein: MSVIKSLLFFLIFFSNISYANSNINLTEEEIQYIKNNPTIKVGAEKNWAPFDFAEDGLYKGLARDYLDIIEKKTSLKFEYDIDSWNNLLKKIKQNKIQLLPILKKTQKREKYLLFTRDYLTIRAYAYTLKDVEISSTKDLVGKTIAIPKGSSHEEYIEKNHPKVKVLTVKNVLEAIDAINTKKADFLISNIPIINYLTNKQNLSKIYPKFHLNDIENKLSMATNKQTNILVNIIQKALDSITQNEKNTISSKWLGNIENKKVLTFTKEEINFIKKNERLVIANELAYKPYDFNEEGEPKGYIIDYIRLLFSKIGIEPIFKAKEWSLLVNDFKERKIDILPIITKNKKREEYISFSKPYINQNMSIITKKSNNSLINIDDLDGKTVALAKNWNMTKLVKKHHPKIKVIEYKTVSEFLDAVANNYADATILDKLSANYYIKSKYIHKLHITGTAHIKNFNPMLSMGVHKDTKILKDIINKAMLLISDEEQKNLNNKWINHTKNINFTKKELDFIKNTIINISLVKTWAPFAFENNGKPYGLGYDFWSLIIDKANLKTKNHFDDKFSSSLKKIELKENDVLVTTSKTKDREKFAIFSDSYFKAPIGIATLKDKDYIPDASKLIGKKVAVGENYTAHKLIKEAYPSINLIPVKNIGEALDLLSKDEVYAVVDIMPVLIHNIKSKGFNNIKITGVTGIDFNMNILIRNDYTLLQSIINKVLKNITPEEKELIYNKWLNIEYEKVFDYSLFWKVALIFIIILLLILYKNNQLLKYQKRLENTTKNFETVIDLSLAGILIIKDYQIIYANKETLNIFKYEELVNKDISMLLQEKDIVEIIRQTEEKDKEHEVIGITKDRTNVPLLVNAKKIVYDNLSSYIISVVDLTEIKNKENLIIQQSKMASLGEMIANIAHQWRQPLSSITTTASGLKVQKEFGLLTDKIFIDSVDSITNTTQFLSQTIDDFQNYMRKDKIKQNFTIENSINTVLSIVKGSLKNYFINIEKDIEEIELYSYENELNQAILNIINNSKDALKNIEENQRNIYINVLKKDNKALIEIIDTAGGIKEDIIKKVFEPYFTTKHKSQGTGLGLYMTHKIITESLEGQISINNISYKNYEKCTKVNILIPIKL, from the coding sequence ATGTCTGTAATAAAATCTCTATTATTTTTTTTAATTTTTTTCTCAAATATATCTTATGCTAATTCAAATATAAATTTAACAGAAGAAGAAATACAATATATAAAAAACAATCCTACTATAAAAGTTGGAGCAGAAAAAAACTGGGCACCTTTTGATTTTGCAGAAGATGGTTTATACAAGGGTTTAGCTAGAGATTATCTAGATATAATTGAGAAAAAAACTTCATTAAAATTCGAATATGATATTGATTCATGGAATAACTTACTTAAAAAGATAAAACAAAATAAAATTCAATTACTTCCAATTTTAAAAAAAACTCAAAAAAGAGAAAAATATCTTTTATTCACACGTGATTATTTAACAATTAGAGCTTATGCTTATACACTTAAAGATGTAGAAATTAGTAGTACAAAAGATCTTGTAGGTAAAACAATAGCAATACCTAAAGGGTCTTCACATGAAGAATATATAGAAAAGAATCATCCAAAAGTAAAAGTTTTAACAGTAAAAAATGTTTTAGAAGCAATAGATGCTATAAATACAAAAAAAGCAGATTTTTTAATCTCGAATATTCCAATTATAAATTATCTGACAAATAAACAGAACTTATCTAAAATTTATCCAAAGTTTCATTTAAATGATATTGAAAATAAATTATCTATGGCTACAAATAAGCAGACAAATATTTTGGTTAATATTATTCAAAAAGCATTAGATTCAATAACTCAAAATGAAAAAAACACAATATCTTCTAAGTGGTTAGGAAATATAGAAAATAAAAAAGTTCTTACTTTTACTAAAGAAGAAATAAATTTTATAAAGAAAAATGAAAGACTAGTTATTGCAAACGAATTGGCTTATAAACCTTATGATTTCAATGAAGAAGGAGAGCCAAAAGGCTATATTATTGATTATATAAGATTACTCTTTTCTAAAATTGGAATAGAACCTATTTTTAAAGCAAAAGAGTGGTCTTTATTAGTTAATGATTTCAAAGAAAGAAAAATAGACATATTACCCATAATTACAAAAAATAAAAAAAGAGAAGAATATATAAGTTTTTCAAAACCTTATATTAATCAGAACATGTCAATAATTACAAAAAAGAGTAATAATTCTTTAATCAATATTGATGATTTAGATGGTAAAACTGTTGCTTTAGCAAAAAATTGGAATATGACAAAACTTGTAAAAAAACACCATCCAAAGATAAAGGTAATTGAATATAAAACTGTCTCAGAATTTTTAGATGCAGTTGCAAATAACTATGCAGATGCTACTATTTTAGATAAGCTATCAGCAAACTATTATATTAAATCAAAGTATATCCATAAACTTCATATCACAGGTACTGCTCATATTAAAAACTTTAATCCAATGTTGTCAATGGGAGTTCATAAAGATACAAAAATATTAAAAGATATTATTAATAAAGCAATGCTTTTAATAAGTGACGAAGAGCAAAAAAATCTTAATAATAAGTGGATCAATCATACAAAAAATATTAATTTCACTAAAAAAGAGCTTGACTTTATTAAAAACACTATTATAAATATCTCATTAGTTAAAACTTGGGCTCCTTTTGCATTTGAAAATAATGGAAAACCCTATGGATTAGGATATGATTTTTGGAGCCTTATCATAGATAAAGCAAATTTAAAAACTAAAAATCATTTTGATGATAAGTTTTCTTCATCATTAAAAAAAATAGAACTAAAAGAAAATGATGTTCTAGTAACAACATCAAAAACAAAAGATAGAGAAAAATTTGCTATTTTTTCTGATTCATATTTTAAAGCTCCAATAGGAATTGCAACGTTAAAAGATAAAGATTATATTCCTGATGCAAGTAAATTAATTGGTAAAAAAGTTGCAGTAGGTGAAAATTATACAGCACATAAACTAATAAAAGAAGCCTACCCTAGTATTAATCTAATACCAGTAAAAAACATAGGTGAAGCATTGGACTTATTATCAAAAGATGAAGTTTATGCTGTTGTAGATATAATGCCTGTTTTAATCCATAATATTAAATCTAAGGGCTTTAATAATATTAAAATCACAGGTGTAACAGGTATTGATTTTAATATGAATATCTTGATTAGAAATGATTATACTCTTCTTCAATCAATAATAAATAAAGTGCTTAAAAATATAACTCCCGAAGAAAAAGAACTTATTTATAATAAATGGTTGAATATCGAATATGAAAAAGTTTTTGATTATTCGTTATTTTGGAAAGTAGCTCTTATTTTTATAATTATTTTATTACTAATTTTATATAAAAACAATCAATTATTAAAATATCAAAAGAGACTAGAAAATACAACAAAGAACTTCGAAACAGTAATTGATTTAAGTTTAGCTGGTATATTAATTATCAAAGATTATCAAATAATTTATGCAAATAAAGAAACCTTAAATATTTTTAAATACGAAGAGTTAGTAAATAAAGATATTTCTATGCTTCTACAAGAAAAAGATATAGTTGAAATTATTAGACAAACAGAAGAAAAAGACAAAGAACATGAAGTTATTGGAATAACGAAAGATAGAACAAATGTGCCATTACTTGTAAATGCTAAAAAAATTGTTTATGATAATTTATCTTCATATATTATTTCTGTAGTAGATTTAACAGAAATAAAAAACAAAGAAAATTTAATCATACAACAATCAAAAATGGCAAGCTTAGGTGAAATGATTGCAAATATTGCACATCAATGGAGACAACCTTTAAGCTCAATTACAACAACAGCTTCAGGACTTAAAGTACAAAAAGAGTTTGGATTATTAACAGATAAAATATTTATTGATAGTGTTGATAGTATTACAAATACTACACAATTTTTATCACAAACCATTGATGATTTCCAAAATTATATGAGAAAAGATAAAATAAAACAAAACTTTACTATTGAAAATAGTATAAATACCGTGCTGTCAATCGTAAAAGGTTCTTTAAAAAACTATTTTATTAATATTGAAAAAGATATAGAAGAGATAGAGCTTTATTCTTATGAAAATGAATTAAATCAAGCTATTCTAAATATTATAAATAATTCAAAAGATGCTCTAAAAAATATAGAAGAAAATCAAAGAAACATTTATATAAATGTCTTAAAAAAAGACAATAAAGCATTAATTGAAATAATAGATACAGCAGGTGGAATAAAAGAAGATATTATAAAAAAAGTATTTGAACCCTACTTTACTACTAAACATAAATCTCAAGGCACGGGTCTTGGTTTATATATGACACATAAAATTATTACAGAGAGTTTAGAAGGACAAATAAGTATAAATAATATATCTTACAAAAACTACGAGAAATGTACAAAAGTTAATATTTTAATACCTATTAAATTATAA
- a CDS encoding uracil-DNA glycosylase, translated as MSTQRIVCQKCTYYYVTWEQGKPHGCNAYGFKSQTIPSIVVRNSSKMDCTFYKQKQR; from the coding sequence ATGAGTACTCAAAGAATTGTTTGCCAAAAATGTACTTATTATTATGTTACTTGGGAACAGGGTAAACCACATGGTTGTAATGCTTATGGTTTTAAATCTCAAACAATACCATCTATTGTTGTAAGAAACTCTAGCAAAATGGATTGTACTTTTTATAAACAAAAGCAAAGATGA
- the trpB gene encoding tryptophan synthase subunit beta gives MKSEYLETMPDKNGYFGKFGGSFIPPILEKPFEDIKNAYEQLKKSPEFIDELKYVRKHYQGRPTPISFAKNLTNYCGGAKIYLKREDLNHTGAHKLNHCMAEVILAKHLGKKKVIAETGAGQHGVALATAAAYFGLECEIHMGEVDIAKEHPNVIRMKILGAKIIPATHGLKTLKEAVDSAFESYVSQVEDSIYCIGSVVGPHPFPMMVRDFQSIIGIESKEQFKEHENKNPDNVVACVGGGSNAMGIFAGFIDDTDVNLIGVEPMGKGEKIGEHSASLTYGEEGVMHGFNSIMLKDKEGEPAPVYSIGSGIDYPSVGPEHAYLNESGRTKVGLCDDKEAIDAFYKLSQLEGIIPALESAHAVAYAMKLAKTLPSDKTILVNLSGRGDKDIDFIVENHPIPNTKF, from the coding sequence ATGAAATCTGAATATTTAGAAACAATGCCAGATAAAAATGGTTATTTTGGAAAGTTTGGAGGTTCTTTTATTCCTCCTATTCTTGAAAAACCATTTGAAGATATAAAAAATGCTTATGAACAACTAAAGAAATCTCCTGAATTTATTGATGAGTTAAAATATGTAAGAAAACACTATCAAGGTAGACCTACTCCTATTTCTTTTGCAAAGAATCTTACAAATTATTGTGGTGGTGCTAAGATATATTTAAAAAGAGAAGATTTAAATCACACTGGTGCACATAAATTAAATCATTGTATGGCAGAAGTAATACTTGCAAAACATCTTGGAAAGAAAAAAGTAATTGCTGAAACAGGAGCTGGTCAACATGGTGTTGCACTTGCTACTGCTGCTGCATATTTTGGATTAGAGTGTGAAATACATATGGGTGAAGTTGATATTGCTAAAGAGCATCCAAATGTAATTAGAATGAAAATATTAGGAGCTAAAATTATTCCTGCAACTCATGGATTAAAAACTCTTAAAGAAGCTGTTGATTCAGCATTTGAATCTTATGTTTCGCAAGTTGAAGATTCAATATATTGTATTGGATCAGTTGTAGGTCCTCATCCTTTCCCTATGATGGTTAGAGATTTCCAAAGTATTATTGGTATTGAATCAAAAGAACAATTTAAAGAGCATGAAAACAAAAACCCTGATAATGTAGTTGCATGTGTTGGTGGTGGTTCAAATGCAATGGGAATATTTGCAGGATTTATTGATGATACTGATGTAAATTTAATTGGTGTTGAACCTATGGGAAAAGGTGAAAAAATTGGAGAACATTCTGCAAGTTTAACTTATGGAGAAGAAGGTGTAATGCATGGCTTTAACTCTATAATGTTAAAAGATAAAGAAGGTGAACCAGCACCAGTTTATTCAATAGGTTCAGGAATCGATTATCCCTCTGTTGGTCCTGAACATGCATATCTTAATGAAAGTGGACGAACAAAAGTAGGATTATGTGATGACAAAGAAGCTATTGATGCATTTTATAAATTATCACAACTTGAAGGAATTATTCCCGCACTTGAATCTGCTCATGCTGTTGCTTATGCAATGAAGTTAGCAAAAACTTTACCTAGTGATAAAACTATATTAGTTAATTTATCAGGTCGAGGGGATAAAGATATTGATTTTATTGTAGAAAATCATCCTATACCAAATACAAAATTTTAG